A window of Aquitalea denitrificans contains these coding sequences:
- the msrB gene encoding peptide-methionine (R)-S-oxide reductase MsrB — protein sequence MAMNDPKSISDADWRTRLSPEQYRVARQGGTERPFSGEHYLRTERGDYYCICCGSLLFHSDTKFDAGCGWPSFWAEAAGERITRLRDTSHGMLRVEVRCTNCDAHLGHVFPDGPEPTGERYCINSVCLNFKPAD from the coding sequence ATGGCCATGAACGACCCGAAATCCATCAGCGATGCCGACTGGCGTACCCGGCTCAGCCCGGAACAATACCGTGTCGCCCGCCAGGGCGGCACCGAACGCCCGTTCAGCGGCGAACATTACCTGCGCACCGAGCGCGGTGACTATTACTGCATCTGCTGCGGTAGCCTGTTGTTCCACTCCGATACCAAGTTTGATGCAGGCTGCGGCTGGCCCAGCTTCTGGGCCGAAGCGGCCGGCGAGCGCATTACCCGCCTGCGCGATACATCACACGGCATGCTGCGCGTAGAGGTGCGTTGCACAAACTGCGATGCCCACCTGGGCCATGTATTCCCGGATGGCCCGGAACCCACCGGCGAGCGTTACTGCATCAACTCCGTCTGCCTGAATTTCAAACCAGCCGACTGA